The Thermodesulfovibrio sp. 3462-1 genome contains the following window.
TTTGCATATCTCTTGGAGTTCCTTTTATATGCATAATGACCACTGGAACTTTGTATCTGCTGACAACTTTTGCCATTTCTGGATCAAATCTTAAACCACTTATATCATTCACAATTGTTGCTCCTGCCTCGATTGCTTTCTCTGCAACCTTAGCTTTGTATGTATCAATTGAAATAGGGATAGAGATTTTCTTTGAAAGAGCCTCTATTATTGGAATAACTCTTTTTAATTCTTCATCAATACTTACAGGTTCTGCTCCAGGACGGGTTGATTCTCCGCCAATATCAATTATATCAGCACCTTCTTCAACCATTCTTAGAGCATGATCAATAGCATTTTGAAAGCTCAGATATCTACCCCCATCAAAAAAAGAATCAGGAGTAACATTGAGAATTCCCATTATGTAAGTTTTTTTGAGGAAATCAAACTCAAAATTATGAAACTTGAGCTTCATTGAGCTTTATAATTTCGTCTATTTCTGAAGCTTCCAGAGTTTCTCTTTCAAGCAAAGCTTGAGCAATTGCATCAAGAAGTTTTCTGTTTTTTTCAATTAATTGTTTGGTTTCACTATAAGCCTCTGTTACAATTCTTTTGGTTTCCTCATCTATCTCCTCAGCAGTTTTGTCAGAGTAGTCTCTGTGTTTTGCAATTTCTCTTCCAAGAAATACATGTTCTTCTCTTTTACCAAAGGTAAGAGGTCCCATTCTATCACTCATTCCCCACTCTGTAACCATCTTTCGA
Protein-coding sequences here:
- the folP gene encoding dihydropteroate synthase; protein product: MKLKFHNFEFDFLKKTYIMGILNVTPDSFFDGGRYLSFQNAIDHALRMVEEGADIIDIGGESTRPGAEPVSIDEELKRVIPIIEALSKKISIPISIDTYKAKVAEKAIEAGATIVNDISGLRFDPEMAKVVSRYKVPVVIMHIKGTPRDMQKNPHYEALIPEIIEYLRNSIVIAKQAGVDENMIIIDPGIGFGKLPQHNLQILKNLKEFSKLGKPILIGVSRKSFIGYVLNESSPEKRLEGTASAVAVSVINGANIVRVHDVGFMAKIVKLADAIKFS